The window TTACTGGTAATGGCACTGGAAGTTTAAAATTATTAGTATCTGATATCTTAGATAAAGAAGGTTATTATTGAAAATATAATAACTCTCAACAATCATCAATTTTAGTACTAAAAAATAAATATTAAAATCAGGG is drawn from Mycoplasma miroungirhinis and contains these coding sequences:
- a CDS encoding Smr/MutS family protein; amino-acid sequence: MKIIDLHGYNITKATAAVLNALFEFDNNSYENSLEIITGNGTGSLKLLVSDILDKEGYYWKYNNSQQSSILVLKNKY